The sequence TATTTATGCTTTTGCATTTTCCTTGTGCAGCTTCTCTTGAGGAATGGAAGATCAGAAGGAACGGtgcaagtattttttttcttgtcctttcataatcatatatgaccctattttgaaatttgttgaCATGTAATTGGTTGTTGAGATTAAACTTACAGTTCAAGTGATACATTTTATGAGCTTGTTTTGTTTACATGCAACCTCGCTAAAATGCTTGAATGTGCTATATGCTCTCTTCCATGGGAGAAACCCAGGACACAAAAGTTTCTTGTGTAGAAGAAGTTAAAGTTGCCTATTTCATCTTTGTTTGAGTACATTGTTGGATTTGTGAAAGGTGCAAAGATCTTTAATGGCTTGTAATATGTATAGAATTTTCAGGTAGCAGTAATAATGATGATAGTTAGAACCAGACATTGACCCCACATACAAATGTTTTTGTAGAATTTTCATGTTTTAAAGGTTGACTCAGATGTTTGGTATAATACTCAAATTGGAGACTCTCTGTTTGGGCAGGGTAGTATGTCACTAATTAAAGGCTGGTGTCTTTTTAGCTGGTCATTTGCTTTGCACCTACTGTGTGAAAGGGACACTCATTTTGATTTGTCCACCCATTTCATGTTGGATACTCACAAACTTAAACAAACCCCAAATAATTTATAGCCGTCTCCTCAAAGCTAAAAAGGTAAAAGGGGAGAGGTAACATGCAATTCCACTTGTCATGCACTAATTCTCTACTTCAAACACATTGGATTGTGGGGAAAAAAATCCATTGCCAAAGATGTGTCATGAATATTTTGGGTAAGCACTAAGCAAAGACGATGATGATGAAGTTGGGCAAAAGAAGAAGTATATTGATCACATGCATGGCCATGGATGATGAAGTATCAGACCTACAAGTGCTAGTTTTGCTTTGAGATTTGGGCAGACCATCTGCTCTGCTGCTTCTCTTCTGTTCATGTCTTTAGGAGTTGAGTTCCATAACTATACTGCCTTGTGGTAATTTCTTATTAtactatatatttcttttagttttctATCTTTGTTATTTAGGTTGGGTTCTATAAGTTCAACTGAGCCGGTTGTTTTGAATTATATTAACAAAATCACACTCATTCTAAATCTCTATTGACTCTAGATCCTGGATGCGTGCCTGGCCTAGAGTTGATTTTTTCGATTTTCTTCAACAACTAAGAAAGTATTTAGTTGAGTTGCGTAATAATATTATGATGGTCTTGCACAGCATCTTAGTAACAATCATGGGTTTAGTCAGCATTACTTTGGCAACGAATGATTGACTCTCCATGGCTTCATCTCTTTCAAATCTTTGGTCTCTTTCTTCTCTCACAACATGATCATCAATTTTCAACCAtgatttatgtaaatattgGAGGAACTATTTGTTTTCCGCGCAAATCTTCATTGATTGATTGAAACTAGGAGAAGGAGAAACAAGAGCATGAAATGAGATGGGtgctgaaatttttttaaatagcaAATTACTTTAACTCAATGGATCGAGGTAAACCCCTCGTTAACTTCCAATTATATGACATGTCTAACACTACaagatattaaaaaaacatatttgataCTCTTTATATTTTGGGCTCTCACTCTCTTTTAAAGATGTTTTACCAAGATTTGGGCTAGAAGGACAAGCAGGcccaatatatttgataactttCCAACCTTATAAATTCCATGAAATCATTGAATTTCCAATATGTGGGTCAATTAAATTGTTGGCAAACATGATTACATGCTCATGAATCcaacaaatatatgtataatgcGTGTATAACCATGTATAGTTTTATGAATTCAACCGATTATTTTTGCGTAAAAgatccaaaaaattaaaaataaaggaagCACTCTGAGGTGCCtcatgaagaaaaaagaagagtgGAATTAGATGCATTAGGCTTTTATTCTGTCAAGTACAATACTCAATATCACTTACACTCAAATATTCCATATGTCTCTTTGTACTAAAAAGAGCAAAGAGAAACAAAggttaaaaaaaacaaaagtgaactaaacaaacaaaattgaaCAAAGGAAAATAGCTATCTTGACATTATTATGAGATATGCAAGTAAACCAATGCCTTGTAATTTTCCAACGTCTACAAGTAGTCTTGACCATATTCTATATATCATcttatttttttggtataaCCATCCAATATTAAAAAAGTTCCGACTATGTGATACTATAGAGTTACAACGATCTAATTGAATTCAATAACTTTggtcaattaattttttaaaattcaaagttcATAATCTTGGAATCCTAAATCCTACTTTTAACACCACCTAGGGTTATAAGGGAGAAAGTGTGATACATACTAGGAGTTTTgcctttactaaaattaaaatgcgAAATCTTTGATTAAGAATGGATGATGAATGAATTCATTAATCATCTTTTTGGTTTAtttagtttgtttgttttttcttttcttttcaaaggGAATACAAAAAGATAAGACACATCAGAATTAAGTTGGAAGAAAATTAAAGTTGCTTAAAGAAATGATAATGCTTTATGGTACTATTATTTAGcatcttgaagaagaaaaacaaagtgtTCAAGTTAATATTCCGTGTAAGCTTAACAACTTTGAACGCATTTTCAAAGGTAAGCAATACCAAGaatcattttctctttttactgttaaaattttatatatttttacttagtCAATtggaaaaaaagataatattattaattaaaaaaaataattaataattggaTTAAGAAGAATAATACCAAGTTAGGAATTTGTTCCTTCGTGTCATCAAATAAATAGAACCAGATGTTATTCCTCCTCTATTATATCCCATATATTTGTGCTGTGTCATATCCTTTTCTAgacgaagaaaaaaaataatctatacGTGAGGTGAAATATTTGGTAGATAAACTTTCGAATTATTAATGACAGATTTAGAATTTGAACGTATTCAATTCGTTTAACAATTATTTTCCATATAAGTATTAGGGTTCAATTTCGAAACTTTGAGTTTTATCGAATGTATAATGGGATCCAcgtctatttttttgtttaagctTATTAAATTACTTGTGAATTATTTCACGTCTGACTTTATTGTATACTATGGAAAATTGAACATATGTGTAACGATTTTTAATTTTAGCAATGGTTATATTATTCCAACTATATGAATTTATTCGCAATGTTcctaaattcaagaatttaGCATAAGGTTTCTTAGCCATGTCCACTTTCAAAGGTGCCAAATTCTTATATTTCTAGACTCCATATTCCttaaattttcattacatctcATGATTCtcataattaagtaattaattatctaGTAATTGTTTGAGTAAAAATCTATAATCCTCATAAGATGTATAATTTTTGGAAGTATTTTTTTGTCTGTGAATTTTATATCGTAGGTAGCGAAATTATCGATCTTCATCTCACTACaagttcaaatatatatatatatatatatatatatatatatatatatatcaggtatattttaaatattgaaacgctaacttaaaattttaatacgAAGAATTATCTTGATTGATTCACTTAGAAATTCAAGATATAATTAAGGAAATTGTACTAAATTGTATTCCTCATTTGTCTTAGAGGAACCAAGACACGTTAATGACATTCTCTTGATAATAAATTGACATTTATAAGATTTTTGGAACTTTCTAGTGGCCCCAAAATATCGAAAACCTTGCTTGCAACTAAGGTATTTTATTTACCTTAATTTTGGGGGGTTTTAAAGGATAAGTTGATTACAATATACACAAACAcacatatattttgatttttagcaATATCAAAATATTAGCTGACTAATcatttaaagcaaaaaaaaaaaaaaccatttttatcttttctttggGTGGGGTATGGAACTAATATATGCCTTATGTCTCTCTTCTTCACTCCTTGTTGATGTTTAAAAAGATTCTTCTACTAGACTCGTAATTTTGCAACTGTCATTATCCACCAATAAGCATAATTCTATCTTTCTATTTGCTTCAAGTACAAGCCACTCTTAGCTccaatacataaagtaacataCATTGTCCGCACAAAACATCAGGTCATTCAAAAGATAtctacaaataaatttttttaaagtactatatttataatcttaaaaataaattagattaccagatataacaaataaaaatgacgtgataaaataaaaatttcttataCGGACAATGACGATATAGATAGTTTAAACTTAAACGAATCAGAATTTTGGTAGTAGAGTCCAAGAATCATCTTTATATAATGACCACTTAGAATTCTTTTCTTTTGCTAGCTAGCCACCCAAAAGCTTTGTAACATGAAGTACAATGAGATAGCTCATTTTAGCCACCCTCAACACAAACTAAGATATGAATACTCAGAATTTCCATTCAAATGTGATGGTTGTAAAGAAGTAGGCATAGGGTCACGTTACAAATGTACAATTTGTGACTATGATTTACATATGCATTGTGCAATTCCTTCACCTTCAATTACACATCCATTTTACACCAAATGTTCTTTCCAATTCCTCTCTCGTCCCCCCGGTAACGTACCGCGCTATTGCAACGCTTGTGAGAAGGACATAAATGGATTTATGTACCATTGTAGGTCTTGTGGATTTGATCTTCATCCATGTTGTGCTAAACTCCCTATGGTGCTTGATGATGGAGATGTTAAGCTTTACTTGTATAGAAAGGTACGTAAATATTGTTAGTCATGAACATATTAACATAACTTCTTTTTAATTGTAGATTTGTTTATTAGCTTCACTTAACATTACTTAtagaaaatttaacttttatatcaaagtaattgaaaaataattatcgtTCTGAAgtttcaattaatataaatataactcCGGAGTATTATCAATgttcatttaaataaaaattaaaatttcaagacAATAACTATTTTTGAA comes from Solanum pennellii chromosome 1, SPENNV200 and encodes:
- the LOC107010284 gene encoding uncharacterized protein LOC107010284, with amino-acid sequence MKYNEIAHFSHPQHKLRYEYSEFPFKCDGCKEVGIGSRYKCTICDYDLHMHCAIPSPSITHPFYTKCSFQFLSRPPGNVPRYCNACEKDINGFMYHCRSCGFDLHPCCAKLPMVLDDGDVKLYLYRKVSATCHRCGRKGRNRSWSYRSTCKKYNLHVACVKEMLVDSWHELYFGNGDHNYNNNSYNNRKLENRMPSLKGTLQTHHKKSKGKAQKCCEVAGLALQFIISAVLGDPTTLIAGVVGSLMSK